The genomic region TCTTAGATATTTTTGAGTTTGAAGAAAAAGGAAATGACAATATAGAATATAGACGTCTTAATGATCtaagtaaatatatagaagtgataaaatttgataataaaataaatgaaaacagtaaatattatgatataaattatgaggatgaaaatgaattttttgatgataatggaaatttgaaaataaaaaataattatgaaaaagaaagtaataaaaatataatgaaagaatatatacatgtcccaccatttgttttaacaaaattgtGTGAATATgcattaaaagaaatattattttttttaaataaaaatcatttaaaacaattacaaaatatattaatggaTAAAAAGTCAAgcaaaaatgataaatatgtttctatgactttaattaaaaatgctATAATAAGTTCTCATCAAAATTTACCAGGTTGTCAAGATACAGGAACTGCAATTATTTTGGGAAAAAAAGACGAGGAAATTTTAGTAACATATGAACATAAATATCTTACCTTAGGGGTATATAAtgcttataaaaaaaataattttcgaTATAGTCAGTTATCTCCTATTAACATGtttgatgaaataaatactaaaaataatttaccatgtcaaatagaaatatatagtaatataaaaaagaaagaaaatttaaatgataaaattaaaaaagatccaaaatatgaattaatttttattgcaAAAGGAGGGGGAAGTGCAAACAAAACTTTTCTATTCCAACAAAcaaaaagtatattaaatgaagataaattatatgaatttttattagataaaataaaagaaattgGGACATCTGCATGTCCACCATATCATTTAGCTATCGTTATAGGTGGGTTATCACCAgaaatgaatttaaaaacagTTAAATTAGCATCTTGTAGGTATTTAGATAATTTACCAAAAGAGGGAAGTATATATGGTAAAGCTTTTAGGGATataaaaagtgaaaaaattattttagaaaaatcaCAAAATTTAGGAATAGGTGCACAATTTGgaggaaaatattttgtacaTGATGTTAGAGTTATAAGGCTTCCAAGGCATTCGGCATCATGTCCAATTGGGATAGGTGTATCTTGTTCTGCTGATAgacaaataaaatgtattataaataagaaTGGAGTATTTGTTGAAAAGTTAGAGCATGAACCAATAAAATATCTTCCTGAAGTAACatatgataatttaaaaaatggaattaataaaaaatttaaaaattctaatttaatttatgaaaataataatgagaAAAGTAATGGAATAGCAATAGATTTAAATCAAcctatagaaaatatattaaaaataatttcaaaTTATCCTGTTTCaacattattaattttaacaGGCAAATTAATAGTAGCTAGGGATACTgcacataaaaaaattgttgataattttattaacaaaaatatagcaATACCagattattttaaaaaacatcCTATATATTATGCAGGCCCAGCTAAAACTCCAAATAATTATGCAAGTGGATCGTTTGGGCCAACAACTGCTGGAAGAATGGATGCATATGCAGAAATTCTTATGAAAAACAATGCGTCTTTAATTTCTTTGGCAAAAGGAAATAGATCTTTAGTTGTTAAAAATGcatgcaaaaaatataacggTTTTTATTTGGGAAGTATTGGAGGCCCAGGTGCAATATTAgctaaaaataatattcttaAAGTTCAAGTTATCGATTTTCATGAACTTGGTATGGAAGCAGTACATTTAATTGATGTTGTTGATTTTCCAGCTTTCATTATAATTGATAATAAAGGAAATGacttttataataaatggaTACCTTCTTAGTTTTTCcaaaaatatgtacattgttggaaaaaaaaactcataagttttaaacattttcaaacaaataaaattgggCCAAGATTTTTTATTCGTTATCTTTACTAATGTGAAACAAAGTAAAATCTATGatattcatcattttcgaattttttttataacaattATTACGCCTTGACGTGGCTACTTTTTCTTTGTTAACCCCTGACCCATTTcccactttttttttgaatggAATTAATTTGCTTTTCTATAACAACTTTGTTacttaaataatttatactTGGTTTATTTTGCACACCCGTTTGGTTTGTTcttttttgattatttgttttaatttggGGGGGAGATGGATTGATAGTTTTTAAAGTTTTAGATAgaactttatttttaataggAAAAGTATCCCCTTTTTTTGTAAGGGCTATCTgagtttttatttttttcaaaatggAAGAAGTATTGTTTGTATCATTACTATTGGGGTTAATTGTTTTTGTgctttttatttgtattccCTTTGAATTTGTgtgttttgttttattttgtttagaACTATGCATATGATCATTAGTTTTGGGGGGGGTatctattttatatttatttttttttttcagtgAAATTCCTGTATATATAtctctattatttttattctctatttcgatttttacatttttcaaattatcattaacaattttataaaaatcaGAACATAACATTCTTTGTTCAGCTAGCTCACAATTTGTTTGTTCAGAAttattgtaaatattttttttttttttttttttattaaaatgatAACAATTATCTTCATTACACTCGTCTAATAACAAAggtaaataattaaatttattatttttggaattattttctttgtaTTCTATTTTAAGactttttttgttttcatctcctatatcatttttatttgtatcaTTGCTATCTGTGTCAGTATCAGATTTGCTTTCTTTATGTTTTGTCCaaaatgtgcatatataattccattcatgtttttttaatgtattATGTACAAATTTAAggatatttaaaaatgttaaacgcataggaaataataatttactatacatatttaaataattgcattttatattattatttgaaatatttttttttgaatcgCCATATTCATCAAAATCTTGTTGGCATTCTTTTTTgcttaatatttttaaattatttaaaatatataaaattaattgtATAATTATTGAAGCATCTTGATAAATCATtaaattgaaatatttattttgtaatttatatattatgtctattatatttttagctTCTTCATGcatgtaattttttattaaaaatatattgggatatatattttcattatctaTTTTGAAACTTAAATCAGTAACGCTATATAGATCTACATATTCGttgtataaattataattatatatatcatttttcatGTATGCACATTcatctttttctttataattaattttttcaataatctttgcatttgttttatattgtaTCTCTTTTTGTCccttttcaattttttcttttttttttagaaaattaaataaatttttgtttatatataaaaaatgataagtTAGAAATGAGGTATTAACATTAAATTTCATATTTGAAGgataagaaaataaaacattgaCTTCGTTAAATGTATCTGTTTGTTCTGCTCCTCTTTgtattatatcattaaGATATTCTTTGTAtactttatatttatcactttctttttcttttttgtttttctttcCTTTAGTTTTAGGATCCGAGATGAATCGTTCACACTCCTGAATAATCTACAACGACAAAAACGTTTGTGCGCACacacatacatatatatatatatataagaaaatattataaaatttatatttgaacTAGCgtataaagaatataaaatcgGAAAACAATGGAATTTAAATTGGGAAATGGAGATCAAATGAAACACAtggaatataataacaGAAAATGCAAACCTTTTTAAGCCACATGTTTAATGCAATAAGAACgaataaatacatattttctTGAAATGTAGAACCACTTGTTTCAAATTCTTCCATTATagtatacaaaaaataaggaatattgttaataatatttttagccttatttaaatatttggttataattaatatatcctttaaattgtttgattctttaaaaaaattattttcttttaatattctttgcatatttttataatcatctttaaaaatatcattttttttggttTGTCTATTTTTTGCTgacaattttaatttttctaaaaatcGTTTTCTTTGATAATTAGCATTCTGCATCAAATTTAAACCaagataaattatatttcatatgTCATGTCATAACATTTAggatttaaaatttattattttcacttTAATATGGTCATTCATTTGTTCATATACTGAGGTAAGTTTAATTGAATAGTCGATCTTTCTacatgttttttataaaataaataataaatatatgaatatgcatatatatagacaAGATTGTTCAGAATATTCATaccaaataattttcattttttgttatagtggaatattttttgaaaaataaatttcgATAATATCTGAGCTTGTACAAAGCTAATGTATTATAAGGAAAACTAATTTTTATGCTTGTATTAAATTCTAAAGAAtcctaaaaaaattaaataaataataaatgaaaaaatattgaaatcAGTCTAAAATATGCAGAGAGTCAAATTGTTAATATGTGTATaactatattatataaagaataatttttttttttaattgtttttattttaaccTGATTATCGTGGTTGCtatcattaaaatttatgtttGTTTTAGTGAGTTTTACTGCTTTTTTAAGAGTATTCTTTATTTCATGTATTTCCTTATTCTTTATAAAAAGTAgtgcataaaaaaatattatacataaaatgttatgaagaacattttttttttttttactatttgatattaaaaaaataaatagatagctactttatataatttttttatgaaaaatataagctctatttatttttttacttttttattttggttTTCCTCATTTGTTTTGAATTCAAGGAAGCTGTTATGGACAGAATTGTAGACATTTTGTTTATAGGCATTTATAACTTTATGTAttaatgtattatattcatctattatttttgcaAAAATATCCAATATGTGTTTTACATATTTGtctataattttgtatttattcaCAAAGCATATTAAACTATaatcaattatttttaaattttcataaagctcatccatttttataacaatttgccataaatatattttatctacatattcatatatatattaaattgacaagtaaaaattaaaaaaatatatgtacatatataccCATTTTTAACAGTCCCAAAACTTTATATGCTTTGTACCGTTAAATACTTttaatcatttttattttcttttttcactatataaaatgcgtatttatttgtttaacGAAGTTCTTTTgcttaataaaaattcaaagCTCATATATGCGTGTagacataatttttttaaataaaaaaagaaaatacaCAATGTCATATttaacataatatatacttatatatgcatatgtttcagtgtgcatataaaaaatattataaagataaaatgtattattacaataaaatatgttatttcTAAAACAATAAATTCATGTTCTTATGGCATATATGCAAAGAATACAATCTAAGGTTTCATTCCCCATTTGGACGCTGCACATACCTGTagaatgaaataatataaaaaacattgttaaattaatatatccaaagtaaagtatatattttaatgttCATTGTGGTCGATATAAAGAAGgagaaaaacaaatataaacatgAGTTGGTTTATATTCATAGGTTTTTAAAGCTAGTAAAATGAACATTATGAAATGAAAATCACGCAAAGAAAAAGTGtatgcattattattttattttttagccatttatttccaaaaatttctttattttaatatatatttattatataattttttgttttttttattatgtaatGTTCTTATGTTTTGTATTCATAACCATCTGAATTTTCGTCCCAAAGGCAAATGTTTGAGGCTGTAAGGGGAGATCCGTTTTTTTCCATCAATGTGCAAGTAGCTaaattgaaaaatgaataaaataaacttaTGTTAAATAAGAATTGAAATTTTGAAACTCATTACGTTATTATgtactttttatttattttaatttttcttatttttttatgaacatatcataataaaaaccTAAAATTCTATAATAATAGCATGCatgttcataaaaaaataagaaaaattaaaataaagcGATTACCAACATATTTAAATGGCTTGTTTAATTTCGATAACTCTTTTAAAGTAGTGTCTAAAATTTGCGACACCCagatttttgttttttcttcattataatacattttttcaaGAAATTGAGATATGgtctttaaaaataaaaaaaataggtAGCGATAAAAGTGCTTTATAAGAATTGTATTTTGTGGCggcatattttttgtgcATGTATACAAATGATTGCATAGAGTATTTAacgaaaaataaaaaataaaaatagtagcAAACAATTTTCTTGTTAAGAACAATTACTTCTTTTCCTATTTCCTCCATCAATTCAATGTCAAATTCATCCtacacaaatatataacgacattttatatatactcaAATTGAGAAAATTGCAAAAAAACGATTTAATGCGAAAGTCTCATAAATAACCAAACAAACAATTCATTAAAtagtatatacataattatttattttttattcatgggtgatattatgaaaatgtaAGGATACACATTTCTTGTacgaaataaaaaggaTTGTATgcgaatatatatagtacaTAACCATTTAAAATATCTTAAAACAAGTGATATTGTAAATTACCTTAAATTTATCTGTTTCATTCattatttcataaatattttattttaattagtttattataatccaaaaaatagttaaaaaaaaacgtctaatttgaatttttttcaaaaaaaaaccttttatatatatatatatatatatgaaaactaagctattaaaatattttgttattattgaatttataattatggTGATAAACTATTCATATATGCTTcctctatatttttatggattttttttttattatataatattcattacgaaaaataaaataataagagAAACACTTGCCTAAATTATATAGACTATACTAtgtctttatatttttttttttttatacacaTTCTTTAAATCGAAAGAATTgatatgtacatatataagaataaaaaaaaggtaaaattttttagatatttaattttccgtacatattaaaaaagtagttatttaaaatattatattcgAATAGGAATACATggaaattattaaaattagttatatatttcaatatGCTACATacattatgtatatataagaGAGTCTATAGatactttttatttcgttttataaaaaagtaaaagGAAATACATAAGATTATAATTggcattattttttttgaaatttatttcctatatgttattttgatgagaaaaataaaaaatgggtGAAAAATGGCTAACAAATGTTTGGTAATATACTTACACACATATGCACACATAtctacaaatataaaacgaAAATGTGtgttttagaaaaaaagtattttaGTTATTAATTAACTAAAAGAAAAAGGGAGTTGACTattgaatataatattgtccaatattttaatttttgtcaGTTACTAGTCTTAAGTTGGAattaaaatgaattatgtaatatatacacattttaataattgttacgaatatatatatattcctatttttttaacacaATTTTGGCATAGAATTGTGCAAATAGAAAAgatgaaatatatacaagTTGCAAACTTATAatgatgaagaaataaaaaatattaaatacacacacacaaaataatattggtATATAATAccacaaaataataaatgaataataacaaaatatttaaaatagcaaataaaaaaactgcgattgaataaaaatatgtaaacacattaaaatatttttcataataattttaatttattccatgatatatttaaaaaatttggtTAAAATTCCAAGTTggaattttcaaaaaaataaaataatgcaaCACACCTATATATcccaatatatatatattttataagttGAATTTCATTGATAATACAATAATAagtcaaataaatattttttccccttattttttttaataattttaattatattatttacaaatatcTTAATTGCAAAGACagttcttttttatatgcgttagatatttttccattaaTTTGGCACACACTATCTAGTGGTTATATCGCGATTTTtagattttttttattttaaacaatgaaaatactataaatacacaaaaatatcgtttcaatattattttattaattaacaaaaaaaaaagtattaaCATTTGCATATGTATGTACATATGtagaattattatatatgaatatgatACACTGTTTAATTTtgctttttcattttcttttcgtttctgttttatattttttgtgtaaACTGATATATACAACTTTTATATGTTAAATCTTTGgatgtatattatatgtacattatagtattctttttttttatatacattgggtattttttctttatgcatatttcatttattagttaataatattttatattataataaattgataattatacttttattagcatttatcattttccaAACAAGCATTAAGCAGAAAGGGTGTgataaatcaaaaataccatttcattttattagtaTCACACTTAATTGTACAAGATTAGTGTGTGTTTTTGTTgcgttttttttataaatagatatgtatatatagtatatatatatatatatatatatatatatatttatttatatatagtatatatagtatatatatacgaaTGTATGCATGCATTTAAATGTTAAACACATATAAATCcccaaattaaaaatattttggaaagaaaagaaaaataaattagtgatagtttttaaaaatactcAAAGGAATTCGAAATAAGCAAATAGTACTATTGATACaaataattgtaaaatatatcaattgtgaatatatatatatatatatttttttttaatcaataaaaatgtttacaATTAGATGGGTAGATCTTTTATCTAGTGAATCaagtaataaatataataaaataatatgaacatGATAATGCATGAACTTCaaccatatatatttcatgtatatatatattggaCGAAAgtatattacatttttagcGATATAAAagtttgttatttttatgatgtTATAATAAGTTTCTTGTATGTATACGCGTCTGATTCTTGAGTGGGCATTCATTTCTCATTCCGTTCCCATTCCTTTCCCATTTGCAGATTTTTTACAATCCTctacaaaaaatgataacataaatgaaaatttgaaaaataaaaaacttcCTTATGAAAAAGAAGCAGATTTAAATAACAGTTTTTTGAATTCATATAATGCAGACTTAGATAATAGTAATGTTGGTattaatttgaaaataaaaaatctaAAACTTTCGGATAATTCTGAAAAAGTAGAAAATGATGGGACAGAAAAAAACACTTTAATTGgtaattcaaaaaatgaagtTTCTGAAAAAGTAGATAACACTAAAAACGATAATCGAAATGGTAATGATGTGGAAAATTTGAATtgtaatgaaaaaaatacaaattcagaaacaaataaaaataccaACAAACCAAATTTAATAAGCAATTTAGAAtctgaaataaaaaatcagaATGATGTATCCAGTAATAtcgaacaaaataatattaacaaaattcaGGACAATAATGCAACTAAAGGAGATggaaaaatagtaaaaaaaataaatgataaaaatataaaatatactgaaaaaaagaatttaattaatagtgaaaattatgataaaaatagtgTAAAAGGAAAAAGACAATCTTTAACTAAATTAAGAAAAACCTCAATTAACGATTCGATAAAATCGGGACATTCTTGTTCTGTATCTTGTACAACATCTAATTCATCAATGAAAAGAAATTCAcataatattcaaaaaaacaaaaaaaataataataaaaaagatataaaaaattcatatttttcaaaatatatagttgaaaaaaaaaaaaataatgaaaaaaatgaagaaaaaattaataaaaataatccaaatttaaaagaaaaaacaaatctTAATGAATTATCagtaaatgaaaataaaaaatttagtaATCTTTTAACAATGCATGCAAATAATTTAGTAGGAACATTGTccaaaggaaaaaaaagaaaagaaagaaatataGATGATCATACAAGTATGTCA from Plasmodium berghei ANKA genome assembly, chromosome: 8 harbors:
- a CDS encoding dynein light chain, putative, translating into MNETDKFKDEFDIELMEEIGKETISQFLEKMYYNEEKTKIWVSQILDTTLKELSKLNKPFKYVATCTLMEKNGSPLTASNICLWDENSDGMCSVQMGNETLDCILCIYAIRT
- a CDS encoding fumarate hydratase, putative; protein product: MVGYQKIRKFKKVPKLFPYTICTSNFIGVHGKKHIRNISNINNIRNINNINKINKLNINTLNNFLDIFEFEEKGNDNIEYRRLNDLSKYIEVIKFDNKINENSKYYDINYEDENEFFDDNGNLKIKNNYEKESNKNIMKEYIHVPPFVLTKLCEYALKEILFFLNKNHLKQLQNILMDKKSSKNDKYVSMTLIKNAIISSHQNLPGCQDTGTAIILGKKDEEILVTYEHKYLTLGVYNAYKKNNFRYSQLSPINMFDEINTKNNLPCQIEIYSNIKKKENLNDKIKKDPKYELIFIAKGGGSANKTFLFQQTKSILNEDKLYEFLLDKIKEIGTSACPPYHLAIVIGGLSPEMNLKTVKLASCRYLDNLPKEGSIYGKAFRDIKSEKIILEKSQNLGIGAQFGGKYFVHDVRVIRLPRHSASCPIGIGVSCSADRQIKCIINKNGVFVEKLEHEPIKYLPEVTYDNLKNGINKKFKNSNLIYENNNEKSNGIAIDLNQPIENILKIISNYPVSTLLILTGKLIVARDTAHKKIVDNFINKNIAIPDYFKKHPIYYAGPAKTPNNYASGSFGPTTAGRMDAYAEILMKNNASLISLAKGNRSLVVKNACKKYNGFYLGSIGGPGAILAKNNILKVQVIDFHELGMEAVHLIDVVDFPAFIIIDNKGNDFYNKWIPS
- a CDS encoding RNA-binding protein, putative, with the translated sequence MFTIRWVDLLSSESNFLQSSTKNDNINENLKNKKLPYEKEADLNNSFLNSYNADLDNSNVGINLKIKNLKLSDNSEKVENDGTEKNTLIGNSKNEVSEKVDNTKNDNRNGNDVENLNCNEKNTNSETNKNTNKPNLISNLESEIKNQNDVSSNIEQNNINKIQDNNATKGDGKIVKKINDKNIKYTEKKNLINSENYDKNSVKGKRQSLTKLRKTSINDSIKSGHSCSVSCTTSNSSMKRNSHNIQKNKKNNNKKDIKNSYFSKYIVEKKKNNEKNEEKINKNNPNLKEKTNLNELSVNENKKFSNLLTMHANNLVGTLSKGKKRKERNIDDHTSMSKINCTISHDIEIDDDNIPLNPTKKVKNKLKNKINNEDNFGNKNATPTIYNQMNLKGLTEINYLTKINKENINLEKFNNFNNNFINYLGDIRNNPIDSMHSVNNNRVNSRLKEIAVGKSTKEYKNYVKLVKYEDRMDDDPATPNAYENITNAKFQAKYNLWRKKLHKFDTIN